A window from Cytobacillus sp. FSL H8-0458 encodes these proteins:
- the sufC gene encoding Fe-S cluster assembly ATPase SufC: MAGSVLTIKDLHVAIEGKEILKGVNLEIKGGEIHAIMGPNGTGKSTLSSAIMGHPKYEVTQGSITLDGKDVLEMEVDERARAGLFLAMQYPSEISGVTNADFLRSAINSRLEEGNEISLMKFIRKMDSKMEFLEMDLDMAQRYLNEGFSGGEKKRNEILQLMMLEPKMAILDEIDSGLDIDALKVVSKGINEMRGEEFGCLIITHYQRLLNYITPDHVHVMMQGRVVKSGGPELAQRLEAEGYDWIKKELGIEDETVGQEA, encoded by the coding sequence ATGGCAGGATCAGTACTTACAATTAAAGACCTTCATGTTGCTATTGAGGGAAAAGAAATACTAAAAGGTGTAAACCTTGAGATTAAAGGCGGAGAAATCCACGCAATTATGGGGCCGAACGGTACAGGTAAATCTACTTTATCTTCTGCTATCATGGGCCATCCAAAATATGAAGTAACACAGGGAAGCATCACTTTAGATGGTAAAGATGTTCTTGAAATGGAAGTTGACGAGCGCGCACGTGCCGGCCTGTTCCTTGCAATGCAATATCCAAGTGAAATCAGCGGCGTAACAAATGCCGATTTTTTACGTTCTGCAATTAACAGCCGCCTTGAAGAAGGAAATGAAATTTCTCTTATGAAATTCATCCGCAAAATGGACAGCAAGATGGAATTCCTTGAAATGGATCTTGACATGGCTCAGCGCTATCTTAATGAAGGTTTCTCAGGCGGAGAAAAGAAGCGCAATGAAATTCTTCAATTAATGATGCTTGAACCTAAAATGGCTATCCTGGATGAAATCGATTCCGGTTTGGATATTGATGCATTGAAGGTTGTTTCAAAAGGAATCAATGAAATGCGCGGAGAAGAGTTTGGATGCTTAATTATCACACACTACCAGCGCCTTCTTAACTACATCACACCTGACCATGTTCACGTAATGATGCAGGGCCGCGTTGTAAAATCAGGCGGACCGGAGCTTGCACAGCGCTTAGAAGCTGAAGGATATGACTGGATTAAGAAAGAATTGGGCATTGAAGACGAAACAGTTGGGCAAGAAGCGTAA